The sequence below is a genomic window from Paenibacillus sp. DCT19.
CGCTCAATAAAAGCCAGTCCTTCTTCCCGTTTCTCCGTATACGCCCAATCCGCATGACCGTTCAGAGCGTGTACCTCAATCTCCGCCACCTTCGCAGCAGCGATAAATTTGCGGTACGTATCATCGGATACTTCATCCTGTATTTGCAGGAAGATCACATTCACGCCCTGCTCTTTGGAAAATGAGATAACTTCCGGTGTCTGCTCTGCAATAATAGAAGCGTCCCACAGCCAAGTCGCTTTACGTTCCTCATGAGAGAACCACTTGAGCAGCCAGGGCAGAAGCAGAAGGCAAAATATTAGCGCCAGAAGTACCCATTTTGCCTTCACCGGAACCTGCCTCCATCGTTTCATTGGATTCCTCAGACGAGCAACGCTTCACTTGGTTCAAGCACGGGGTGTTGTACCGAGTGACCAATCTTATAAATATGAGGCTGCGTATATGTGCGGAATGCATTACGTGTATCAAGAATTGGTACACCGAGCTCCGAAATTTCACGATATGGAAGATCCTTATGATTGGTAATCAGCACGATGCAATCGTATGATTTGAACTGTTCCAGATTGAATGCTTCGCTGTGTACAGTCTCGCCATGTTTGTCTAAGAATGAATCAGCATATGGATCGTAGTAGCTTACATTGGCTCCACTTTCCTTGAACAATTCGTATACTTCCAGTCCTGGGGACTCACGCAGATCCGCAATATTCGGCTTGTAGGACATACCAAGCAGCAATATATTGGAATTGCGAACAGACTTGGCGTATTCGTTCAGAATCGTTGACGTTTTATTCAGAACATAATATGGCATATTGTCATTCGTCGATTGTGCCAACTCAATGAATTTGCTGTAGAAACGGAAACCTTTTGCTTTCCATGACAGATACATTGGATCCAGCGGAATGCAGTGACCACCGATGCCTGGACCCGGATAGAATGGCATGAAGCCAAACGGTTTCGTTGCAGCTGCATCAATGACTTCCCAGATGTCGATGCCCATGCGATCACACATCATCGCCATTTCATTCACGAAGGCGATATTCACGCTGCGGAATGTATTTTCAAGCAGTTTGGACATCTCCGCTACTTTTGGTGAAGATACAGGTACAACCGTTTGCACATATTTACCATACAACGCCGTTCCTAGCTTAAGGCAAGCTTCGGTGGTGCCTCCAATAACCTTAGGCGTATTAAACGTAGTGAATCGTCCGTTGGACGGGTCAACCCGCTCTGGCGAGAAGCAGAGGAAGTAGTCTTTGCCTGCTTCATGTCCGATTTTGTCCAGCTTCTGTTGAATCAGTTCTTCCGTAGTTCCCGGATAGGTTGTGCTTTCCAGCGTAATCAGCATACCTGGTTTCATGTGCAGTTTAATCTGATCAACTACCGTCTCAATGTACGATGTATCCGGATCTTGGTTCTCGCTCAGCGGTGTTGGCACACAGATGCTCAACGCATCGATGACACGCAGCATACTATAATCTGTCGTTGGTTGGAAACGACCCGTCTCCATCACTTTTTTCAATTCCTCAGAGGAAATGTCATGAATATATGAATCCCCATGATAGATACTCTCTACCTTAGAAGCATCGAGATCAATTCCGATGACCGTGAAGCCTTGATTGACCATTTCTACAGCAAGTGGAAGCCCTACATAACCGAGCCCAACTACGCCGAGTACCGCTTCTTTATTTTCAATCGCATTTAATAATGAGTGGAAATGTTGATTATGCATGATAGTCCCTCCAACAATGATTTTGATTTTGTGTGATATTTGTTCTTTTTGTCTATCGTTATCTCTTTGGCATTTGCATAAATTCACAACTATTTAGTGCAGGCACCGCCGAATACGAGCATCCAGCTCTACAGGTGAGAACGGTTTGGTCATATAATCATCAACCCCGCTACGGAAGCATTGGCTGATCGTTTGCTCCACACGCTGCTCCGTCAGAACGACGATTTTGGGCGGCTGCTCTATCTCTAACTTCTGGATATGATGGATGAACGGCAAGCCGTCAATGCCATACAGGTTCAATTCAGTCAGTACCAGATCCGGTGTCACTTTCTCGATAAGCTCCAGTGCAGCCAGACCATCTACAGCTTCATACGTTTCGTAGCCTTGCATCTTCAATCGCAATTGCAGAAACTCACGCACGGTTGGATCATTATCTACAATCAAAATACGTTCCGGATCTGTTGATGTCTTGTCCAGCGTATAGATATGAATCTCAGATGAATCTACCAGCTTCGAGGATTCAGCCATATGCTGAATGGTCGCCTGCGAAGGACGATCCTTATCCGTGAAGCTAGCCAGTGTAATCTGTGGATCGGCACCAGGTACCGTTTCCTGCAGCTCATGCTTGATCCGAAGTCCTGCATAGTGAATCTCATCCAAGGTTAATCTCGGCAATAGAACCGCAATCGTCTGCGTAGCTCCATCCTTCCACAACTGAAAATCATAATCATGCGTCTGTTCCAAATGTGTTCGGATCTGCTGCTCTGGCTGAATATTCCCTGCACAGTGGATGAACATTAAACCGCATGTTCCGGCACCCGTTTCCTTCAACCCTTGCTCTACACTTCGATACACATTGACCGCAGTCTCACGCTGCAATGTTGCCGTATTTGGCATGTTCTTTTCCACCCTTCTCCTTCAGTTATGATCAAGCAGCTTCGCTTGTACCCTTTTCTTCTTCTGACCAGCTCTGGCGTGTCATCGTGCCCCATGAATTGTTGTTTTGCATAAACTGAACGTGACCCTGCAATCTCCAGAGCACACCGAGCTGATGGTAACCTACAAATTTCAAGGCAGAGAATACCAGCATTTTGACCAAATCAGATAGCTTGTTGTAACGCTTAAATGCAATTTCCTCCAGCACTAGCGCGCCTACACTCAGCAGATAACCACTCACAAAGTTCAACAATCCGAACAACACGAGAATCGGCCACTGCGTCATATCCATCAGCACGTATCCGGCGAGTGCCAGAAGTCCGGTAATCCGGAAATACGGGTTGAGTGCTTCAAAAATGACATTGTATGGCATCGTCACCATGCCCATTACTTTGTATTTCGGGTTGAACAGCATGCCACGGTTCTCGAGCATGTTCTTCAGATTTCCCCGTCCCCAACGCTTGCGCTGACTGGACAAGATCCGGTAGGAATCGGGAGCTTGTGTCCAACATACCGCTTCAGGACAGAAGGCCACGCGATACTTCAATTTATTTTCCAGCATATAGCGGTGAAGCTTGATAATAATGTTCATGTCCTCCCCAGGATAACCGTCCCGGTAGCCTCCGACAGCAATAACTGCATCCTTACGGAACATACCGAAAGCACCTGATACGATAATCAAACCATTCATGTGGCTCCAGCCAATTCGTCCGCCGAGAAAGGCTTTGAGGTACTCAATAGACTGGAACATTGGCCACATTTTGCGAGGAAGCGATACATCCTGCACGGCTCCGTTTTCGATCTTACAGCCATTGGCTATACGAACATCGCCACCAATCGCTACCGTCTCTTCCGGGTTCTCCATGTACATGCGTGCCATACGGATCAAGGCATCTTTCTCCAGAAGCGAATCGGCATCGATCGAAGAAATAAGAGGGTAGTGAGACAGATTAATACCTGCATTAAGTGAATCCGCCTTACCACCGTTCTCCTTATCGATCAAATACAGATCCGGGAATTCTGGATTATGATAAATGCCCCGTATGTTTTTACATGCAATTTTGCCATGCATTTTCGTATTGGTCATGGGCTTAAGATTGTACTCTTGCAGCAACACCTTCAACGTGTTGTCACTGGAACCATCGTTAACCACGATAACCTCATACGTTGGATAATTCAGCGTCATGAGACAGTTTACATTTTCAATAATCGTCAGTTCCTCATTGTATGCCGGTACCAGCAAGGAGACCGAGGGCACCAGTTCCGAGCCTGACAACGTATTGTATTTGGAATAGTGCGAACGCCGGAATATCGTCCATATGTTGCGGAATGAAAGGGCTAAGATGGAGAAATATAGTGTGTTAACAAAAACCACATAATATATAGCCACCATACCGTAGATTAATAATAGATCTCTAAGCAGTGTAATCCCCTCCTACCGTTGCCACACCTGTACGTTTCTTGCTTGTGCGATGGTCTATTGGTGAGCCAAAATACCGATCATAGAGCAGCCTTTTTTTGTTATGTGCGATCATCTGTTCAACAGCTTTATGATCTGTTCCCGTGTGTTGCATCGTGCTCTCAATCTGCTGCATCGCGATTTCACGCTCAACATTTGTACCCTGTACAGCAGCTTGGCACAATGCTTCGAATCCAGGCTCGCCCAGCTTCGCCAGACTTTCGGCACTGTTATATCGCACTCCCCAATCTTCATCTCGCAGCGCTTTGCGAAGTAACGGGATACTGCCTGATGCATGCTTGGAGCCCAGCGCTTGTGCGACTTCGGCACGTACCTCGGGATCTGCATCCTGCATTAATTTCAAAATCGTCTCATCTCGTAGTGCAGGACTTGCACTAAGGTACAGCTTCACTGCCTCAGCACGCACATCCTGCTGCTCTGCGCCTACCAGTCTGTGAAGAGCAGGCATCACTTCTGGAACAGCCTGTCCCCACATGGCTACAAGTCCTACTTTTACAAAATCGGGATTACGGTCCTCCAATAATTCAATCAACAGCTTACTCGTATCCATGCTTGTTTCAAGCAGAATATCTGCGGCTAGGTGATGAATGGATTTGCCTTTGGTTAACAACACCTCAAGCATTTCCTTTAACTCCCCTTGACGAACCGTGCTTCTCGCAATCGAGCGAGCAATCATGATGGCCATCGGACCAGGCTTCTCATCCTTCAGCAATTCCATCAGCCCCGGAACAGCCTCTGGACAACGCATGCCCCCTAAGCGATACGCCGCATCGATCTGACGACCGTAACGCAATCTGCCCAGTTCTTTCAGATCATGCTCTACAAACCCTGACTCACGGCACAAGGCAATTAATTTGTCGCGGTACTCTCCCTTGAACTGATCGATCCATTCAATCAACTTATTCTGGATGACTCTGCGCTCTAACGGAGCAAGCTTGCCTGGTGGCAGCTTCAGTTCACGATTCTCCGTCAGTGCAGTTTGCAAGTACGTAAAGTAGTCCCGCTGTTTGGATTCGTACCACTCCATCTTGCGCTGTTTGCCATTGTGGGACATTTTCATGGCAAACAGCAGGATTACGCCCACAACAACAAGCGCTATACAGATATATAGAAATAGATAAGCCAGTGCCAAATTGGGAAACATGTGAAAAAGTCCTCCTTATAGTGCGTGTTCAAAAAGGTCGGTTTTCAGTACCAAGAAGATGGGATGAAGATAGAAATGGAGTAGCAGAGCGTAGATTAAGCTACGTGAGCAACGGACATTTCGGCTGAATCCCATATTCGATGCTGAGATGCCGCTTACGCATCCTTCGTAATCAAAAGCGGACTTTTTGAACAACCTCCTTATATTGATTTATTCGGTCTGAAAACTAGGTATTAGTTCAAAACGTTTCTTCATTTCCTCATAACTTAGCTTCAAACGTTCGCTGTACTCTACCTGCTCCCAAGGCTGCCACTTGTACATAGGCAATGTCTTCAAGTCCAGTGTGTTCGCTTCGCCTCCTGGCCATGATACCTTACCAGTAGATCGCTCCATCAACCAAGGAACCAGTGTAACGCCCTCTACGGTTTCAGTTTGGAACTGTCGTCCTTCCTGAAGTGCTCCATAGCTGATGACCTGTAGTGAGCTTGGATCACCGAACCCAAGTAACATCCAAGGGATTCGCATCTCCACCTGATTTCCGTTATACTGCCAGGCTGTTAACGAATCTGTATCAGACTGCCCTGCCGCTGTAGTTCCTCGCTTCAGCGCCCCCACCTTTTCGTTCATAAATGGGTGAGCCGATCTGGTATCCGGCGGTGTCATCCTCAGGCTTACCGCCAGGTTCCACGGCTGGAATGGATTAGCTGAATCCGCTGAATCCTCAGGCAACATATCATAGCCATCCTTGCCATACAAACGACGATTAAAATCGTAATCCTTGGCGATCTCCACTTGAGATTCAGCATCCTGCCCCAACGTGATTACCGTTTCGAGTCCATCACTGATCGTTCGATCAGGAAGTCGCTCGCCAGGCTGATTACCTCCTGCAAGTGTATCTGTACCAATGTGCAGCACCGTCTGATCCGGGTCAAATGGCTGATCTAAGGTCATGCCGATGTACAGGTAAGCTTCGTCATGCGTCAGCTTCATCTCCTGAATGCCCTCCACTTTCCCCTGCCAGACCGTTACCTCATCATCCTTCAGCTGCTCCCAATCATCCAAGCTGCCATCAATGGTCAACTGCTCCTGTTTCCCAGGATCCATCGCGAGCAAACCAAACATCTTCTCGTTGGTCAGCACGTTTAACCAATACGCACGTCGGTCTGCTGGAATTTCGAGTGGCATCGTGTTCCAGGTTTTCTTGAACCATTCGTCCTGCCACATGAACAAGATCGCTCCTGCATACCCTTCATCGTAGATATCTTGAGTCAGGGAAGCGTCGATCTCACCTTGCTCTGCCTCGTTATGCCCTCCCTGATTCCTTCCTCCCATGCCCAGATGAGAAATACCAAGCGAGGAAGGTACACCGTACTCTGTAATCATTACAGGCATATCGGAAAACTCGGCTTTGAGCTTGCGTAGGTAGCTTTTGTACGTGTTGTACTCTCCATTGGCATCCTTGATCGTTTGAAGCGTCTTATCGATGTGGAACAAGTCAGGATAATAAGGATACACATGATACGCTGCAAAATATCCTCCTTGCCAGTCCTTAGACTCAATATGACGGGCATCCACACTGACCAGATCCTCTTCATACAATGGTTCACCTGGATGGTCGAGTACATCGGTCGTCACCCAATTCGTAAACGTCATTGGATGCTCCCAACCGTACTCTTTCTCTAATACAGCGGTGTAGTCCAGCAATTCGGCCAACCAATTCTCAAATGGTGAAGCATCTGGGGTTCCCGAAAAATGAACTCCCTTGTACTGCGGCACATCAGGATGTGTCTTATTCGTGTTATCCACCATCATAGGATCCCACTCGGTTCCTACATGCCACGCCATCAGATATTTCCCTGCATTCGCCTTATACTTCCCGCTAGAAGCTCCCGGTTTATCAGGAAT
It includes:
- a CDS encoding nucleotide sugar dehydrogenase, which translates into the protein MHNQHFHSLLNAIENKEAVLGVVGLGYVGLPLAVEMVNQGFTVIGIDLDASKVESIYHGDSYIHDISSEELKKVMETGRFQPTTDYSMLRVIDALSICVPTPLSENQDPDTSYIETVVDQIKLHMKPGMLITLESTTYPGTTEELIQQKLDKIGHEAGKDYFLCFSPERVDPSNGRFTTFNTPKVIGGTTEACLKLGTALYGKYVQTVVPVSSPKVAEMSKLLENTFRSVNIAFVNEMAMMCDRMGIDIWEVIDAAATKPFGFMPFYPGPGIGGHCIPLDPMYLSWKAKGFRFYSKFIELAQSTNDNMPYYVLNKTSTILNEYAKSVRNSNILLLGMSYKPNIADLRESPGLEVYELFKESGANVSYYDPYADSFLDKHGETVHSEAFNLEQFKSYDCIVLITNHKDLPYREISELGVPILDTRNAFRTYTQPHIYKIGHSVQHPVLEPSEALLV
- a CDS encoding response regulator transcription factor; this encodes MPNTATLQRETAVNVYRSVEQGLKETGAGTCGLMFIHCAGNIQPEQQIRTHLEQTHDYDFQLWKDGATQTIAVLLPRLTLDEIHYAGLRIKHELQETVPGADPQITLASFTDKDRPSQATIQHMAESSKLVDSSEIHIYTLDKTSTDPERILIVDNDPTVREFLQLRLKMQGYETYEAVDGLAALELIEKVTPDLVLTELNLYGIDGLPFIHHIQKLEIEQPPKIVVLTEQRVEQTISQCFRSGVDDYMTKPFSPVELDARIRRCLH
- a CDS encoding glycosyltransferase, producing the protein MVAIYYVVFVNTLYFSILALSFRNIWTIFRRSHYSKYNTLSGSELVPSVSLLVPAYNEELTIIENVNCLMTLNYPTYEVIVVNDGSSDNTLKVLLQEYNLKPMTNTKMHGKIACKNIRGIYHNPEFPDLYLIDKENGGKADSLNAGINLSHYPLISSIDADSLLEKDALIRMARMYMENPEETVAIGGDVRIANGCKIENGAVQDVSLPRKMWPMFQSIEYLKAFLGGRIGWSHMNGLIIVSGAFGMFRKDAVIAVGGYRDGYPGEDMNIIIKLHRYMLENKLKYRVAFCPEAVCWTQAPDSYRILSSQRKRWGRGNLKNMLENRGMLFNPKYKVMGMVTMPYNVIFEALNPYFRITGLLALAGYVLMDMTQWPILVLFGLLNFVSGYLLSVGALVLEEIAFKRYNKLSDLVKMLVFSALKFVGYHQLGVLWRLQGHVQFMQNNNSWGTMTRQSWSEEEKGTSEAA
- a CDS encoding HEAT repeat domain-containing protein; the encoded protein is MFPNLALAYLFLYICIALVVVGVILLFAMKMSHNGKQRKMEWYESKQRDYFTYLQTALTENRELKLPPGKLAPLERRVIQNKLIEWIDQFKGEYRDKLIALCRESGFVEHDLKELGRLRYGRQIDAAYRLGGMRCPEAVPGLMELLKDEKPGPMAIMIARSIARSTVRQGELKEMLEVLLTKGKSIHHLAADILLETSMDTSKLLIELLEDRNPDFVKVGLVAMWGQAVPEVMPALHRLVGAEQQDVRAEAVKLYLSASPALRDETILKLMQDADPEVRAEVAQALGSKHASGSIPLLRKALRDEDWGVRYNSAESLAKLGEPGFEALCQAAVQGTNVEREIAMQQIESTMQHTGTDHKAVEQMIAHNKKRLLYDRYFGSPIDHRTSKKRTGVATVGGDYTA